In the Emys orbicularis isolate rEmyOrb1 chromosome 3, rEmyOrb1.hap1, whole genome shotgun sequence genome, one interval contains:
- the LOC135876699 gene encoding interferon-induced very large GTPase 1-like, with protein MEELGQRLDGVGLSTQHWLPKLRDKLGITSAQALKHLSYEDYLKLECEVEHAWEKQALRTLLNITESKTTMKQLQEQRLEMLKKRQEQAKLALEGLKEMQEKGRSRHEEAVKQKEEELRIAMDIAPEYWAPSEKPLMEVMENVHKQLSFLEKSVSQSENLPDKEVLRRASGGLALQGIYQTKKLAEMVEKREQLIDIPEGFELFGPQQGPLFEKKEFASAEAESTFTRTMEKLGFSISVAVKGGFGGFSAETSSDYSSSSESEETHKSRSEHTYICTTKYNYIPLASCYFPKDQLRLSSAALQELKEIELLLSHTPEPDKLNMLKSRGGRFFKRFGSHVNQGPLHLGGIFWWKASSEGFRAEQLDEVKKQTSDALSSYVGGSYSGFGWSIAAGVTASNSGSEASFQGTDRKRMHTEIQLFVTKTGGPPETHSLTQWQSGLVTSNKTWSVIDRGFQLIPVWEIILSNHREDFRDVHQISSSLRNAYEVLTNQTIGTLFGEGLASAVDEARFFLEEMKSWEVTGVEEQLVTLLNFKQKLTEKTKNYSVWINVCLSDKVLQDFLENTVSLCEDLLAQNTVYMKSVLHCLLDPHVYSVKNFPKSSSIVQWIFHEEKKQQKNMSVSEFADFIQVLQEMKNYIQEVTYDPMSSAAAVQKAKEKATLNVSLALTSFLQALREKEQRDIELLLLSVAASTGYRVESHTFQYLLGCPEINFMLKEMQTAHKEYLSHRDQNVARAQASLLLTGLTVTAEFKDVTPEEKNKRLTFMKHHMGKLLSAEIANVLRKHSERNDWDILEEDLNCFLNGDFEAANDNLQKRDIIKELEDICQRAKPSKLEPKVQSTDVEIYEPIENQEFLNLMKRLGLEKYYPRKMGTDSFHIIYKTSLHDSEPSTEDKLPFYFLQKLLMVDYRVRYLVCKDDGKAKQDITRALNTTDKKSESSDTFDDIFDYFSEGANESATNQGHVHPMDIQMAIFHCADDFMRQYVATKLAFCQFALPLLVPNPSTSQIEFPLWTLSQVKKSWKSAEKSGLESTIQNYKNKLIYQADTPVVSFTRIGNSPHSSKSQILNALLGKHKHDIFFHRHCRGSSKDCVLMNGVVEISWYCPGGKDDDRFDNCIAFTNLHGDAREHEQQVTFLQEIASINVVLLSDTDQNDKRGKQIIRDLWQSQKPLICLFAEKENIVAGKLSQNVGIGIKNRNEAELIDEITATIRDFLAGSIATCSLDACVKSAREHGFLIDEDKEECKEAKSKAQELMFLLRKHSLASMKEELLPLQGELWHRWCKKDKELTRLHDKKNRSIEQHRSQIESDKYAIRRDQLSKAFPLNNLMKSVLEFLQSHPEATKKYFLQWMKVFMDELSSDRLVDLHQKYHKLWSEILIKKKEENNLKTRLQNDLEKLSAEINDSTIGLEHILREVGQIYEALDAMIQKDKCFLELPQIAADLMISGYPIELMDGDASYVPLKWVGAVFDSLIEKLGDRKVFVLSVLGIQSTGKSTLLNAMFGLQFSVSAGRCTRGAFMQLIKVDENLQKDLNFDYILVIDTEGLRAIERANKLSLNHDNELATFVIGIGNMTVINIFGENPSEMQDILQIAVQAFLRMKKVNLSPSCLFVHQNVGDISAKGKNMEGQRRLQQKLDEMTVTAAQQEFCDVTCFSDVIRFDVNTHIHYFAHLWEGDPPMAPPNPSYSQNVQELKSKILMAAKKESKGSVLKLSGLKIRIGDLWKALLNENFIFSFKNSLEIAAYNRLETMFSQWTWDLRSHMLELQTKLNNQIRNREMLQITRESLEGEVKEKYGAIMDQLEKYFIEDPDAEILIQWKASTEIKLKDLKMSLIDETKRKSEDLIRLRKNRSKLDERKSEYEKELFKKSQELALSLKGKELSENELRENFNLLWGKWVYEVSSDAPPATEPNIRVDIENILLERFERKSVIAEKIKACSSKNMFSTDFSKHITIKKTWFVFKKTLEKFDRDSIGQVTDCITQGVRAMIDSKEQQRLDYSASYIHEILNKIRQEVDSASNNPKYTFNNDYIIDLSVFLCKMARERFEDMHTAFKKANDPTVYLESKREDFFKCFQISCQGAASITAFADFLCTKLAAALRQAVYDKTAIDIASEMKSTLPAFNGNRAKLENYILVYLAEKEDFEEYKRYIQSPKYFFEDFIKQRVDDYCLDKNNPKLKSFLNNSLDSFHTIVLSAIHDSTEVTKDRSGNVSLWLDEFCKRLLQHLTLPRCDLKGIEHQEVTDIEFLKEAMSKALAPVVENLKKDFAVIGMEPFSRKPHEILAEQLGGCWEKCPFCTAPCTNTIASHDGKHSVPFHRPQAVGGGCWHKTDNLVIDICSSLVASDCLYKLSEDQQIPYKKYWEGGPPYCNWSITSDTSEQSYWKWFVCHFKAEIEKLHGRKFEGKGKIPPQWKYVTKDTVLSELKN; from the coding sequence ATGGAAGAACTGGGGCAGAGACTCGATGGAGTGGGACTGAGTACACAGCACTGGCTGCCCAAACTACGAGACAAATTGGGGATTACCTCTGCGCAGGCTTTGAAACACCTAAGCTATGAAGACTATTTAAAGCTGGAGTGCGAAGTAGAGCACGCATGGGAAAAGCAGGCTCTCCGAACCCTACTTAACATAACAGAGAGCAAGACAACAATGAAACAGCTGCAGGAGCAGCGCTTGGAGATGCTAAAGAAGAGGCAGGAGCAGGCTAAATTGGCACTTGAGGGATTAAAGGAAATGCAGGAGAAAGGCAGGAGCCGCCATGAGGAAGCTGTAAAACAGAAAGAGGAGGAGCTGCGGATAGCTATGGACATAGCCCCAGAGTATTGGGCACCGTCTGAGAAGCCATTGATGGAGGTGATGGAGAATGTGCACAAGCAATTAAGCTTCCTGGAGAAGTCGGTGTCCCAGAGTGAGAATCTCCCTGACAAGGAAGTTTTGAGACGGGCGTCGGGAGGGCTGGCCCTGCAGGGCATTTACCAGACCAAGAAGCTTGCAGAGATGGTGGAGAAGCGAGAGCAGCTCATAGACATCCCAGAAGGGTTCGAGCTCTTTGGTCCACAGCAAGGGCCACTGTTTGAGAAGAAAGAGTTTGCATCGGCCGAAGCAGAATCCACATTCACAAGGACCATGGAAAAGCtgggcttcagcattagtgttgCAGTCAAAGGTGGATTTGGGGGGTTTAGTGCTGAAACCAGCTCAGATTACAGCAGCTCTTCAGAATCTGAAGAAACCCACAAATCCCGCTCTGAGCACACTTACATTTGCACCACCAAGTACAACTACATCCCACTGGCCTCATGCTACTTCCCCAAGGATCAGCTTCGACTTTCCAGTGCAGCGCTGCAAGAGTTAAAAGAGATCGAGCTGCTTTTGAGTCACACCCCAGAGCCGGACAAGCTCAACATGCTGAAGAGCAGGGGCGGGCGATTCTTCAAGAGATTCGGGTCTCATGTAAACCAGGGCCCCCTTCACTTGGGTGGGATATTCTGGTGGAAAGCGTCTTCTGAGGGATTCCGGGCAGAGCAGCTGGACGAGGTGAAGAAACAAACATCTGATGCACTCAGCTCCTATGTTGGGGGCAGCTATAGTGGCTTTGGTTGGAGTATTGCAGCTGGTGTTACTGCATCAAACTCAGGTTCTGAAGCCTCATTTCAGGGCACAGATCGAAAACGCATGCACACAGAGATTCAGCTGTTTGTGACCAAGACAGGAGGCCCACCAGAGACACATTCTCTCACCCAATGGCAATCTGGGCTCGTGACCAGTAACAAAACCTGGAGTGTCATTGACCGAGGATTTCAGCTAATTCCTGTGTGGGAGATCATCCTGTCCAATCACAGAGAAGATTTTAGAGATGTTCATCAAATCAGCAGCAGTCTCAGAAATGCCTACGAAGTCCTAACTAACCAAACTATTGGTACATTGTTTGGTGAGGGATTAGCCAGTGCAGTGGATGAGGCCAGATTTTTCTTAGAGGAAATGAAGTCCTGGGAAGTCACTGGGGTTGAAGAACAGCTGGTGACTCTGCTCAATTTCAAACAGAAGCTGACTGAAAAAACAAAGAACTACAGTGTATGGATTAACGTTTGCCTGTCGGATAAAGTGCTTCAAGACTTCCTGGAAAATACAGTTTCACTGTGCGAAGATTTGCTGGCACAAAATACTGTGTACATGAAATCTGTGCTGCACTGCCTTCTGGATCCTCATGTCTATTCAGTTAAGAATTTCCCCAAATCTTCCTCTATTGTGCAGTGGATCTTTCATGaagaaaaaaagcagcaaaaaaataTGTCTGTCTCTGAATTTGCTGATTTTATTCAAGTCctacaggaaatgaagaattacaTACAGGAAGTTACTTATGACCCTATGTCTtctgcagcagcagtgcaaaaagcaaaggaaaaggcCACCTTAAATGTGAGCTTAGCTTTGACTTCCTTTCTGCAGGCTCTACGGGAGAAAGAGCAGAGAGACATCGAGCTGTTGTTACTCTCAGTTGCAGCCAGCACAGGATACCGTGTGGAAAGTCACACTTTTCAGTATCTCCTCGGGTGCCCAGAAATTAACTTCATGTTAAAGGAAATGCAAACAGCACACAAGGAATATTTGAGTCACAGGGATCAAAATGTTGCCAGAGCTCAGGCTTCCCTGCTGTTGACCGGTCTGACAGTGACAGCTGAATTCAAAGATGTAACTCCGGAGGAGAAGAATAAACGTTTGACTTTTATGAAACATCACATGGGAAAATTACTCTCTGCAGAAATAGCAAATGTTCTTAGAAAGCACAGTGAACGGAATGATTGGGACATACTGGAAGAAGACTTAAATTGCTTTTTAAATGGGGATTTTGAAGCCGCAAATGATAATTTGCAGAAACGGGATATAATAAAAGAACTAGAAGACATCTGTCAAAGAGCAAAACCATCAAAATTAGAACCAAAAGTGCAATCTACTGATGTTGAAATATATGAACCTATTGAAAACCAAGAGTTCCTTAATTTAATGAAGCGACTTGGACTTGAAAAGTACTATCCAAGGAAAATGGGGACAGACAGTTTCCATATAATTTACAAGACCTCTTTACATGACAGTGAGCCCAGCACAGAAGATAAGCtgccattttattttttgcaaaagcTGTTAATGGTGGACTATCGGGTCAGGTATTTGGTTTGTAAGGATGATGGTAAAGCAAAACAAGATATAACCAGGGCATTGAACACCACAGACAAAAAGAGTGAATCCTCAGATACATTTGATGACATTTTTGATTATTTTAGTGAGGGAGCCAATGAATCTGCTACAAATCAGGGACACGTGCACCCAATGGACATCCAGATGGCAATTTTTCATTGTGCAGATGATTTCATGAGACAATATGTTGCAACAAAGCTCGCTTTCTGCCAGTTTGCACTCCCACTTCTGGTGCCAAATCCTTCTACTTCACAAATAGAATTCCCTCTTTGGACCCTTAGCCAAGTAAAAAAGAGCTGGAAAAGTGCTGAAAAATCAGGACTTGAGAGTACCattcaaaattataaaaacaaactgATTTATCAAGCAGATACACCTGTGGTGTCCTTCACACGGATTGGCAATTCGCCTCATTCTTCTAAGTCTCAGATCCTGAATGCTCTGCTGGGTAAGCACAAACATGACATTTTTTTCCACCGTCACTgtagaggcagcagcaaagattGTGTCCTGATGAACGGGGTTGTGGAAATCTCCTGGTACTGTCCAGGTGGAAAGGATGATGACAGATTTGACAATTGCATCGCCTTCACTAATCTTCATGGGGATGCAAGAGAGCATGAGCAACAAGTCACATTTTTACAGGAGATTGCTTCTATAAATGTGGTTCTCTTATCAGATACAGATCAGAATGACAAAAGGGGCAAGCAAATTATCCGTGATCTTTGGCAATCTCAAAAGCCTTTGATCTGCCTTTTTGCTGAAAAAGAGAACATTGTGGCTGGTAAATTGAGTCAGAATGTAGGAATAGGCATCAAGAACAGAAACGAGGCAGAATTAATAGATGAAATAACAGCAACAATCAGAGACTTTCTGGCAGGCTCAATTGCCACTTGTAGTCTTGATGCTTGTGTAAAAAGTGCTCGTGAGCATGGCTTCCTCATTGATGAAGACAAGGAAGAGTGCAAGGAAGCCAAGTCAAAGGCACAGGAATTGATGTTCCTCTTGAGAAAGCATAGCTTAGCAAGCATGAAGGAAGAGCTATTGCCTCTTCAAGGAGAATTATGGCACAGGTGGTGTAAGAAAGATAAGGAACTTACTCGCTTGCATGATAAAAAGAACAGAAGCATTGAACAGCACCGCAGCCAAATTGAATCAGATAAATATGCAATACGACGTGATCAATTAAGTAAGGCATTCCCCCTCAATAACCTAATGAAGTCAGTGCTTGAATTTCTCCAGTCACATCCAGAGGCCACTAAAAAGTACTTCCTGCAATGGATGAAAGTATTTATGGATGAATTGTCCTCTGACCGCCTTGTAGATCTTCACCAGAAATACCACAAATTATGGTCTGAAATATtgataaagaaaaaagaagaaaataatttgaaaacTAGATTGCAAAATGATTTAGAAAAACTCTCAGCTGAGATAAATGATTCTACAATTGGCCTTGAACACATTTTGAGAGAGGTAGGTCAGATTTATGAAGCTCTGGATGCAATGATCCAAAAAGATAAATGTTTTCTTGAATTACCTCAAATTGCAGCTGACCTGATGATTTCAGGTTATCCCATTGAGCTGATGGACGGCGATGCTTCATACGTGCCATTAAAATGGGTCGGAGCAGTTTTTGACTCATTAATTGAGAAGCTAGGAGACAGAAAGGTGTTTGTTCTTTCTGTTCTTGGCATTCAGAGCACTGGAAAATCAACACTACTGAATGCCATGTTTGGTCTTCAGTTTAGTGTCAGTGCAGGGAGATGCACCAGGGGAGCATTTATGCAGCTGATTAAGGTGGATGAGAACCTCCAAAAGGATCTGAACTTTGATTACATACTAGTTATTGATACGGAAGGGCTCCGGGCCATAGAGAGAGCCAATAAGTTGTCCCTTAATCATGATAATGAGCTAGCCACCTTCGTCATTGGTATTGGCAACATGACTGTGATCAATATCTTTGGTGAGAATCCTTCTGAAATGCAAGATATCCTGCAGATCGCTGTCCAGGCATTTCTGAGGATGAAGAAAGTAAATCTCTCCCCAAGCTGTTTGTTTGTGCACCAAAATGTTGGAGACATAAgtgcaaaaggaaaaaatatggaAGGACAAAGACGCCTCCAGCAAAAGTTAGATGAAATGACAGTTACTGCCGCCCAGCAAGAGTTCTGTGATGTAACCTGCTTCAGTGACGTTATCCGATTTGACGTGAACACCCACATTCATTACTTTGCTCACCTCTGGGAAGGTGACCCACCAATGGCACCTCCGAACCCCAGCTACAGCCAAAATGTGCAGGAACTGAAGAGCAAGATTCTCATGGCTGCCAAAAAGGAATCCAAGGGCAGTGTTTTAAAGCTGTCGGGATTAAAAATTCGAATCGGTGATTTGTGGAAGGCTTTGTTAaatgagaattttatttttagcttTAAGAACTCGCTGGAGATTGCGGCCTACAACAGGTTAGAAACAATGTTTAGCCAATGGACCTGGGATCTGAGAAGCCACATGCTAGAGCTGCAGACAAAACTAAACAATCAAATCAGGAACAGAGAAATGCTCCAGATCACCAGAGAAAGCCTTGAAGGAGAAGTTAAAGAAAAATATGGTGCCATCATGGATCAACTCGAAAAGTATTTCATTGAAGACCCAGATGCTGAAATATTGATTCAATGGAAAGCAAGCACAGAAATTAAATTGAAAGATCTTAAAATGTCACTTATTGATGAAACTAAGAGGAAATCTGAAGACCTTATCAGACTAAGGAAGAACCGAAGCAAACTGGATGAAAGGAAGTCAGAATATGAAAAGGAGCTATTCAAAAAGAGTCAAGAGTTGGCTCTGTCATTAAAAGGCAAGGAATTGAGTGAAAATGAACTGAGAGAGAACTTCAACCTCCTGTGGGGAAAATGGGTCTATGAAGTGTCCTCTGATGCCCCTCCTGCTACAGAGCCTAACATCAGGGTTGATATAGAAAACATCCTGCTCGAGCGTTTTGAACGGAAGTCTGTCATAGCAGAAAAAATTAAGGCCTGTTCTAGCAAGAATATGTTTTCCACTGATTTTTCGAAGCATATCACCATAAAGAAAACATGGTTTGTATTCAAGAAGACTTTAGAGAAGTTTGATAGAGACAGCATAGGGCAGGTTACAGACTGCATCACGCAGGGGGTCAGAGCAATGATCGATAGTAAAGAGCAGCAGAGACTGGATTACAGTGCAAGTTACATTCACGAAATACTGAATAAAATAAGACAAGAGGTGGACTCTGCATCTAATAACCCAAAGTACACATTTAATAATGATTACATAATAGATTTATCAGTATTTTTATGCAAAATGGCAAGAGAAAGGTTTGAAGACATGCACACagcatttaaaaaagcaaatgatCCAACTGTCTACCTGGAGAGTAAAAGAGAAGATTTCTTCAAGTGTTTTCAGATTTCCTGCCAAGGAGCAGCCTCCATCACAGCATTTGCTGATTTCTTATGCACCAAGCTTGCTGCAGCTCTCCGCCAGGCAGTCTATGACAAGACTGCCATTGACATAGCCAGTGAGATGAAGTCTACACTTCCAgctttcaatgggaacagagccAAACTAGAAAACTATATTCTTGTGTATCTGGCAGAGAAGGAAGACTTTGAGGAGTACAAGCGATACATTCAATCCCCAAAATACTTTTTTGAGGATTTTATCAAGCAGCGTGTTGATGATTATTGCTTAGACAAGAACAATCCAAAACTGAAGAGTTTCCTAAACAATTCCCTTGATTCTTTCCATACTATTGTCCTTTCAGCTATTCACGACTCAACTGAAGTTACTAAAGACAGAAGTGGCAATGTATCCTTATGGCTGGATGAATTTTGCAAGAGACTTCTACAGCATTTAACCCTTCCAAGATGTGATCTAAAAGGCATTGAACATCAGGAGGTAACCGACATAGAGTTTCTTAAGGAAGCAATGAGTAAAGCATTGGCTCCTGTGGTAGAAAATCTGAAAAAAGACTTTGCTGTCATTGGTATGGAGCCATTTTCAAGAAAACCACATGAAATTCTAGCTGAACAGCTTGGTGGGTGCTGGGAGAAGTGCCCCTTTTGCACAGCTCCTTGCACAAACACCATAGCTAGTCATGATGGAAAACACAGTGTTCCTTTCCATCGGCCTCAAGCTGTGGGTGGTGGGTGCTGGCATAAAACAGACAATCTAGTTATTGATATTTGTTCCAGTCTTGTAGCAAGTGATTGCCTATACAAACTTAGTGAAGACCAACAAATTCCATACAAGAAGTATTGGGAAGGAGGACCGCCTTATTGCAACTGGAGCATCACATCAGACACGTCAGAGCAGTCTTACTGGAAATGGTTTGTGTGTCATTTCAAGGCAGAGATAGAAAAACTCCATGGTAGAAAGTTTGAAGGCAAAGGAAAAATCCCTCCTCAATGGAAATATGTTACAAAGGACACTGTACTCTCTGAGCTGAAAAATTGA